TTTTGTACGCTTTTTAAAAGAGAATACTTCAGGGTACCTTTGATAGAAAACTGATTGTCAACCACTTGGATGGTTTCCGCGAAATGATGAATTTTGTTCTTATAATTCATCATCATTAAACTTTTATCAACAGAATAGTCTTTCAAGCTTTCTAGATCAGCGTAAATGTTTCCGTTCGCTGCATAGCAATTGCCATCCAACTGCTTTTCTTCTTTTTCGAAAAGGTGAAGATTTTTATAATCGTTATTTCTTATAAAGAGAAGCCTTATTTGGACATGCGGATAAACTAATTCATCCACTTGAGGTGAAACGTATCTTAACACAAACTTACGGAGCTCGTTCATCCATTCTTGTTTTTCGGCCTCTGTTTTTTTCGAAATTGTAAATCTAGTCATTCTCGAATAATCAAAGTGTCGATTAATAAATTCAGCCATCAATCGTTTTTTTCTATGCTCTTCTTTAATACCAATATTAATCTCGTTAGCAATCATTCCAGTAATATAGTATTTTTCTTTAGCAGTCATCGATGAAGCAGAAGCGTGGTCACCCTCATGCTTGACTAGATAATAATAATCATAATCAGCTAACACAGATATTTTATTTGCATAAATCAATGCTTTCATATAAAAATATTGATCTTCAGATGCTTTGATATCTGTTAAAAATCGCAGCTTATGCTTCTTTATTAATGATCGTTTAAAAAGTTTTTGCGGTGTAAAGGTATAGACGAGCCGGGCATCTTCAGAGGCTGGATCAACATCCGGGGTGTTTTTTTTGAACATTGATTTTGGTACGCCTCTGCCATTTACACCTTTATATTTACCAATTAACACTTCTGAGGAATGTTTGATTGCATAATCATACATTCTCTGCAAACTTTCTTTTCCTAAATAATCATCTGCATCTGCAAAAAATATGTATTCTCCCCTTGCACGTTTCATCGCT
This window of the Bacillus gobiensis genome carries:
- a CDS encoding glycosyltransferase family 2 protein, whose protein sequence is MKISICTPAYNAEKNIPQLLDSIVSQTMDPNEFEVIVVDDKSTDNTIRVLKQYRKKIKKLRIYRRFINSGGPGKPRNQAMKRARGEYIFFADADDYLGKESLQRMYDYAIKHSSEVLIGKYKGVNGRGVPKSMFKKNTPDVDPASEDARLVYTFTPQKLFKRSLIKKHKLRFLTDIKASEDQYFYMKALIYANKISVLADYDYYYLVKHEGDHASASSMTAKEKYYITGMIANEINIGIKEEHRKKRLMAEFINRHFDYSRMTRFTISKKTEAEKQEWMNELRKFVLRYVSPQVDELVYPHVQIRLLFIRNNDYKNLHLFEKEEKQLDGNCYAANGNIYADLESLKDYSVDKSLMMMNYKNKIHHFAETIQVVDNQFSIKGTLKYSLLKSVQNAKLRMTGVFVHRATKKEKVFKPLSCENNYFSFKIAYTQLIEENEDFGVWDFFIDTEIEGFHGRSRLGSKKNPYKYPRDTFSINHSSQSSFSAKIYFTHPLSNVSVDIKRIEKVEVSKCVRQSDNLKFILENKIFYFSEDSNILLKTDNKTFALPFSIEHDFLNINTILSIYIANLAEISSELERSASFYLENNDLAIINRKGEALSLNTLRPFLANNN